TGACATCACCGTGGCCGCGGCGTTGCTGGACCGGGGGCGCATGAGCGCCGCCCGGTTGGTCGAGGACCGCTGGCTGCTGGTGACGAACCTTGCGACCGAACTGGTCGTGCTCGGGGGGACGATCAGCCCCGATCAGGTGACACGGATCTTGGCGGCACGCTAACTACTTAGCAGCGATCAATCAGTCGGGACCTTGTGCCCTCTCCGGAGTCGGGGGGACGGCCTAGGTTCTTGGCTGGCCCTCGCTGGGAGCCCCGGGGGAACTTCGGGCGGGGGCCGCCAAGACCACTGCGATCCGGGGGCACGACGTGGCGACTGACTACGACCAGCCGCGTGACACAGAAGCGATCGAGGCCGAGGAGGCTGCCTCCCTTGAGGCGCTGCGCGGCCAGGCTGCGAGCAAGACCGCGCTCCTTGACGTCGACGACTCCAACTTGCTGGAAGACCTGGAACTGCCCGGTGCGGACCTGTCCGCAGAGTCCCTGGTCGTAGCCATCGTGCCGACCCAGAGGGACGAGTTCCGCTGCCAACGGTGCTTCCTGATCTTGCACAAGTCCCAGCGGGCGGAACACGGCGCTGACGTCTGCCGCGACTGCTCGTAGCCCGGTTCGTCACACGGGCCATCGACGGTTCGCGCCGCGACAGTTCACGTCCCCCCGGCTGAGCCCGGATGTGACGAAGTCCCGACGGGGGGGAGGGTCGGGACTTCGCGGGGATGAGCATTCATTGTCAGGTGGGAGGAGAGTGGATCCCGTGCCAACGATGCGATGGATCTGCTCTCGCGGGAGGCCAGTGCCCAAGGTCCCAGACTGAACAAGCCCCCGACCCCTTCCTTGGGCCGGGGGCTCACTCAATAGTGAGTGGTCCTGTCGCTCCAGATGGGGAAATCAAGACGATCCAGACCCCGCAGCGGCGGGCGGCCGTACGGCGACGAGGTGGCCGGTGTACATCCCCATGACGCAGGTGAACGTGGTGGTCCCGGGTGGTAGGGCGGGCAGGTTGATTGTGTTGGTCCCTGCGGCCAGGTTCACTGAAACGCCGAGGTCGGGGACGCGCAGGAAGGCGCTGCAGTCGATGAACGAGGTGGCGTCGACGAGCCAGCGGATCGGTGTTCCGGCGTAGACGACCGTGTCGGCCGGGATG
This window of the Actinomycetes bacterium genome carries:
- a CDS encoding DUF4193 family protein, yielding MATDYDQPRDTEAIEAEEAASLEALRGQAASKTALLDVDDSNLLEDLELPGADLSAESLVVAIVPTQRDEFRCQRCFLILHKSQRAEHGADVCRDCS